A window of Chlamydiales bacterium contains these coding sequences:
- a CDS encoding L,D-transpeptidase produces MFADTIPVDLCAALKRLHHIPTKDILVIRVHDQALSHYRQGKLVKSYKVSTGKNGVGEAMGSNKTPLGLHSIASKFGKDAPPYTIFIVRKNTREVWNPHKKYDKDDLVLTRIFYLEGLEKGVNQGKNKQGVSVDSYLRNIYIHGTNHEEDLGVPKSNGCVRMATNDIIALFDEVDEGSLVWICKE; encoded by the coding sequence TTGTTTGCAGATACAATTCCTGTGGATTTGTGTGCAGCTCTCAAGAGATTACACCATATTCCTACTAAAGACATACTGGTTATTAGAGTGCATGATCAAGCTTTATCTCATTACAGACAAGGTAAATTGGTTAAGTCTTATAAAGTTTCTACTGGAAAAAATGGTGTTGGAGAGGCTATGGGAAGTAATAAAACCCCTTTGGGTCTTCACTCTATAGCCTCCAAGTTTGGAAAAGATGCTCCTCCTTATACTATTTTTATTGTGCGTAAGAATACAAGAGAAGTTTGGAATCCACATAAAAAGTATGACAAAGATGATCTTGTGCTTACAAGAATATTTTATCTTGAAGGACTAGAAAAGGGCGTCAACCAGGGTAAAAATAAGCAAGGAGTTTCTGTAGATAGTTATTTAAGAAACATCTATATACATGGAACAAACCATGAAGAGGATCTTGGCGTGCCAAAGTCCAATGGGTGTGTACGCATGGCCACAAATGATATCATTGCCCTATTTGATGAAGTAGATGAAGGAAGCCTTGTTTGGATTTGTAAGGAGTAA